In the genome of Candidatus Schekmanbacteria bacterium, one region contains:
- a CDS encoding metallophosphoesterase, translated as MKIAIISDIHSNLEAFESVLKKIEKIDADSIYCLGDIVGYNANPNECVEIIREREIPSLMGNHDRVACGIEEPIFFNPVAREAVLWTRGELSQKNRDFLCQLPEKMNISNEILCVHGSPRDADEYIFGEATAEKCLNYLEDYEIGIKICFFVHTHFKAAYSTANISPSEGSKIKFHLKENYIYLINPGSVGQPRDRDWRASFVVFDSEKKLITYYLEEYDVEKTAEKIRKKELPLYLAERLFEGK; from the coding sequence ATGAAGATAGCTATCATTTCTGATATTCACTCCAATCTTGAGGCATTTGAATCTGTATTGAAAAAAATAGAAAAGATAGACGCAGACAGCATCTACTGCCTCGGCGATATAGTTGGATATAATGCAAATCCAAATGAATGTGTTGAAATCATCAGGGAAAGAGAAATCCCCTCCCTGATGGGCAATCATGATAGAGTTGCGTGCGGTATTGAGGAGCCGATTTTTTTTAATCCTGTTGCACGTGAAGCTGTTTTATGGACAAGAGGAGAACTTTCACAAAAAAACCGAGATTTTCTGTGCCAACTCCCTGAAAAAATGAATATAAGCAATGAAATACTTTGTGTCCACGGCTCTCCTCGTGACGCTGATGAATATATCTTTGGAGAAGCTACAGCCGAAAAGTGCCTAAACTACCTTGAAGATTATGAAATTGGTATCAAAATCTGCTTTTTTGTACATACCCATTTTAAAGCGGCATATTCAACTGCCAATATTAGCCCTTCGGAAGGAAGCAAAATCAAATTTCATTTGAAAGAAAACTATATTTACCTTATAAATCCCGGAAGTGTGGGACAGCCAAGAGACAGGGATTGGAGAGCATCATTTGTTGTCTTCGACAGTGAAAAAAAACTTATCACCTACTATTTGGAAGAGTATGATGTAGAAAAAACAGCAGAAAAGATTAGAAAGAAGGAATTGCCTTTATATCTTGCAGAACGGCTATTTGAAGGAAAATAA